A section of the Pseudomonas prosekii genome encodes:
- a CDS encoding P-loop NTPase family protein — MQVVNWLPRTELPFAAPSRPELLEMPEPLVVAPLLPVSVAAPVAEAPAEPVIKPSERVKIEVPRPSLASTRSGAKVEEEAAPAVAKAPVVPPPRFALQLLRAGRCLLLVELPTGEPFQTRDPAYMLLKDMLRAAGLPDSPQIVGEPVRWPLLVRGTMDQGPEAARDFVQGFLSARIEDAPCVCLWLIGLPAVRFAGEANAESFNRELQVEGLGSVWALPGLELLMEEPQRKADVWQAMRRLMARWKESNE, encoded by the coding sequence ATGCAGGTGGTCAACTGGCTGCCGCGCACCGAATTGCCCTTTGCCGCGCCCTCGCGTCCCGAACTGCTGGAGATGCCCGAGCCGTTGGTCGTTGCGCCGCTGCTGCCGGTGTCAGTAGCCGCGCCGGTTGCCGAAGCGCCCGCAGAACCGGTGATCAAGCCGAGCGAGCGGGTCAAGATCGAAGTGCCGCGTCCGTCATTGGCCAGCACCCGTTCGGGCGCCAAGGTCGAAGAAGAGGCGGCGCCGGCCGTGGCCAAGGCGCCGGTGGTGCCGCCGCCGCGCTTTGCCCTGCAGTTATTGCGCGCCGGGCGCTGCTTGCTGCTGGTCGAGTTACCCACAGGCGAACCGTTCCAGACTCGCGACCCGGCCTACATGTTGCTCAAGGACATGCTGCGTGCCGCCGGTCTGCCGGACAGCCCGCAAATCGTCGGCGAACCGGTGCGCTGGCCATTGCTGGTGCGCGGCACCATGGACCAAGGCCCGGAGGCCGCGCGCGACTTCGTGCAGGGTTTTCTCTCAGCGAGGATCGAGGACGCGCCGTGCGTCTGCCTGTGGCTGATTGGTCTGCCGGCGGTGCGTTTTGCCGGCGAAGCGAACGCCGAATCCTTCAACCGTGAACTCCAGGTCGAAGGCCTGGGCTCGGTCTGGGCCCTGCCGGGTCTGGAACTCTTAATGGAAGAGCCACAGCGTAAGGCTGATGTCTGGCAAGCCATGCGTCGGCTGATGGCGCGTTGGAAAGAATCAAATGAGTGA
- the rimI gene encoding ribosomal protein S18-alanine N-acetyltransferase: protein MSDAVSFRPMTEADLDAVLKIEYAAYSHPWTRGIFLDGLGKYQIWLMFEGSQQVGHGVVQIILDEAHLLNITVKPENQGRGLGLTLLEHLMSRAYAAEARECFLEVRDSNRGAFRLYERYGFNEIGRRRDYYPAVGGREDAVVMACTLVD, encoded by the coding sequence ATGAGTGACGCTGTATCGTTCCGCCCGATGACCGAGGCGGACCTCGACGCTGTACTGAAGATCGAATACGCGGCGTATAGCCATCCGTGGACGCGCGGGATTTTTCTCGATGGCCTCGGCAAATACCAGATCTGGCTGATGTTCGAAGGCTCGCAGCAAGTCGGCCACGGCGTGGTGCAGATCATTCTTGATGAGGCGCATCTGCTGAACATCACGGTCAAACCGGAGAATCAGGGCCGAGGCCTGGGTTTGACGCTGCTTGAGCATTTGATGTCGCGGGCGTATGCGGCCGAGGCGCGGGAATGTTTCCTGGAAGTGCGCGACAGCAATCGCGGCGCGTTTCGCTTGTATGAGCGTTACGGGTTTAACGAGATTGGCCGGCGTCGGGATTATTATCCGGCGGTGGGCGGGCGTGAAGACGCCGTGGTCATGGCTTGCACATTGGTTGACTGA